The following DNA comes from Occultella kanbiaonis.
CGGGGCGCTCGCGCGCGCGAGCGAGCGGACGCCGTCGAGGTCGTCGGCTCCGAGCTCATCGCGCGGCAGCCACGGGTAGAGCACCGTCACGTGGGCGGGCATCCCGAACTGCGCCGCGACGTCGAACCGGGAGCGCGGACCCGCGACCAGCGGTTCCGCCTCCGGAACCAGGACGGTCAGGCCCGTCGCGCCGAGGGGGAAGGGAGCCACCATCGGAGCATACGGACACCCCGTCCGCCCGAGCGAGGGGAACCAGGGGCGGCGGGCGGATAGTCTCGCCCTGTGCGCGACGACTCCATCTCCGAGACCGTCGGGGACGAGTTGTGCTTCCGCCTCGCCGACCCCGACGCCCGCTACCGGCGCGTCCGGGTGGACGCCGACCTCGGCACCACCGACGCACCCCGGGACCTGACCCGGACCGACGGCGTCTGGGAGCTGCGCATCCCGCGCCCCCCGCTCGGCCGGGTGGAGTACCAGTTCGAGGTCACCACCACACTCCTCGACCCGACCAACCCGCGCACCGCGCCGGGCGGCTTCGGCGACCGGTCCGTGCTCGAGCTGCCCGGCTACGCCGAGCCCGACTGGCTCGCCGCCGAACCCATCGCGAGCCGGCTCGCGGACGTTTCCTTCACCGACACCCCCGTCGGGGACATCGACGCCACGCTCTGGGTTCCGGAGCGGCTCGACCCCGACGAGCCCGCGCCGCTGCTGATCGCCCACGACGGGCCCGACTACAGCGCGATGGGGCACCTGACCGATTTCATCGGGGCCCAGATCGGCGCCGGACGCCTCGCGCCGCTGCGGGTGCTGCTGCTCGGTGCACCCGACCGGATGTCCTGGTACGCCGCCAGTGACGACTACGCCGACGCCCTCGTGCTGCACGTCCTGGACGCCGCGCGCGACCAGTGGCCCACGACCGCCACCATCGCCGCCGGGGTCAGCCTCGGCGCTCTCGCCGCGCTGCACGCCCAGTGGCGCCACCCCGGCACGTTCGACGGCCTGTTCCTGCAGTCCGGTTCGTTCTTCACGCCCGGCACCGACGCGCAGGAGTCGTGGTTCAGCAGGTTCGGCGACATCACCTCGTTCGTGGCCGAGGTCGCGGGAGCGCCGACAGCACAGTCGGCGAAGCCCGTACCCACCGTCACGCTCACCTGCGGCGCGACGGAGGAGAACGTCGTGAACAACCGGCTGATGGCCGCCCACCTGAGCCGGCTCGGCTGGGACGTGCGCTACGTCGAGACCGATGACCTGCACAACTTCGTCTCCTGGCGCGACGCCCTGGAACCGCACCTGGAACGGCTGCTGACCTCCGCCGTCGGGCACCCCGTGGCCGGAGGCCACGATGCGACGTGACCAGCTCGAGCTGGACGCACCCGGCCTGGACCGGCCCGGCACACTGATCCGGTACGGGCACTGGGGCCGCCCGGTCGTGGTGTTCCCCACGGAGCTCGGACGGGCCTGGGAGTACGAGGAGAACGGCATGGTCGGCGCGCTCGCGTCGCTGATCGACGACGGCCGGATCAAGCTCTACTGCGTGGACTCCTTCGACCACATGACCTGGTCGGACACCTCGATCTCGCACGAGGAGCGGGCCCGACGCTACCGGGACTACGAGCGCTGGGTGACCGACACGGTCGTGCCGGTGATCCGCGACGACTCCCCGGGCGCGGGTGATCTGATCACCACCGGCGCGAGCCTCGGCGCCTACCACGCCCTGCACCTGATGCTCGCGCGGGCGGACCTGTTCACGGTGGCGATCTGCCAGTCCGGCAACTACGACCCGTCGTTCTGGCGCACCTGGGGCGAGCGCGGTGACGACGCGTACTTCACGAACCCGATGGACTACCTGCGGGGTGCGGACGGTGACCACCTCGACTGGTTGCGCGCGCGGGTGTACCCCGTGCTGGTGGTGGGTCAGGGCGAGTTCGAGGTCGACCCGACCGGAGCGCTGCCCGCCACCCTCGCGATGGACCGGCTGCTCACGGGGAAGGGCATCGGCCACGAGCTGGACGTCTGGGGCCACGACGTGTCCCACCAGTGGCCATGGTGGCGCAAGCAGATCGCGCATCACCTGCCGCGGTTCTGCTGAGCAGCCCACTCAGTGGTCCAGATCGGCCCGGTAGCGCAGATCGGCCCGATCTGCGGGAGCGAATCCGGCCGCGAACTCGGCGTCGTTCGGCGCCCAGACCTCGGTCCAGAGCCGGTCATGGCGGCGCCCGAGCATCCGGTCGCGAGACATCCCGCGCCGAAGGGCATCCTTCGGGGCGGCCTCCACCCAGATCGTCAGCGAGAAGAGGTCCCGGAGGTCGGGATGGAAGATGCCGATCGCGTCGAGTACCAGGACGTTGCCGGCAGGCAGCGTGACTGGCTCGCCGAGTTGCCGACGGGACCAGTCGAACGGTCGGTACCGGATCGGGTGGTCGCCGCGCAGGTGCGGCCGGAGCACCTCCTCGCGCAGCCGATCCCGCTCGACGCCATCCCAGTCCGGTGATCGCCGGTGTGAGCGTGCAGGGTCCAGGAAGTCATCCCCACGCAAGCGGATCGCGCCGGGCAGTCGATCAACTAGGGCACGGGTGAGCGTGGACTTCCCCGCACCGGCATACCCGGAGATCCCGATGGCGACGCGGCCGGGTAGTGCGGCGATCCGCGCCGCGAGCGAGTCCTCATCGGCATGGACGACCACCTGGCGACCCTATCGCGGGGGCTGCGGCCGCGGCCGCGCCAACCGAGTAGGTTGCAGCCAGGCACGAACCCCACCTGCGGAGGACGCAATGGCCGACATCTCCCGGCACCTGATCGGCCTGCTGCTCGGGCAGGAGGAGGACTGGCCGCGTGCGTTCGAGGCGATCGTCTCCCGGCTCGGGCCGATCACCGACGGGGGCGGCCGCACTCACGAGATCACCACGAAGCGCCTCACCGTGGCACCGTTCGAGCTCACCGACCCGGTGGCCTCGGACCTCGTGATCGACCGGCTCGCGTACTGGTACTACGTGCCTCGGGAGTGGCTCAAGAAGGCCGCCCTGATGGACGGCACGTACCTGCTGAACTCGCCGTTCACGTTCCAGTCGATGGAGAAGCACAGCGCCTACTGCGCGATGCTGCGGCTCGGGCTGA
Coding sequences within:
- a CDS encoding alpha/beta hydrolase; amino-acid sequence: MRDDSISETVGDELCFRLADPDARYRRVRVDADLGTTDAPRDLTRTDGVWELRIPRPPLGRVEYQFEVTTTLLDPTNPRTAPGGFGDRSVLELPGYAEPDWLAAEPIASRLADVSFTDTPVGDIDATLWVPERLDPDEPAPLLIAHDGPDYSAMGHLTDFIGAQIGAGRLAPLRVLLLGAPDRMSWYAASDDYADALVLHVLDAARDQWPTTATIAAGVSLGALAALHAQWRHPGTFDGLFLQSGSFFTPGTDAQESWFSRFGDITSFVAEVAGAPTAQSAKPVPTVTLTCGATEENVVNNRLMAAHLSRLGWDVRYVETDDLHNFVSWRDALEPHLERLLTSAVGHPVAGGHDAT
- a CDS encoding uridine kinase family protein, with product MVVHADEDSLAARIAALPGRVAIGISGYAGAGKSTLTRALVDRLPGAIRLRGDDFLDPARSHRRSPDWDGVERDRLREEVLRPHLRGDHPIRYRPFDWSRRQLGEPVTLPAGNVLVLDAIGIFHPDLRDLFSLTIWVEAAPKDALRRGMSRDRMLGRRHDRLWTEVWAPNDAEFAAGFAPADRADLRYRADLDH
- a CDS encoding esterase family protein — translated: MRRDQLELDAPGLDRPGTLIRYGHWGRPVVVFPTELGRAWEYEENGMVGALASLIDDGRIKLYCVDSFDHMTWSDTSISHEERARRYRDYERWVTDTVVPVIRDDSPGAGDLITTGASLGAYHALHLMLARADLFTVAICQSGNYDPSFWRTWGERGDDAYFTNPMDYLRGADGDHLDWLRARVYPVLVVGQGEFEVDPTGALPATLAMDRLLTGKGIGHELDVWGHDVSHQWPWWRKQIAHHLPRFC